One Podarcis muralis chromosome 1, rPodMur119.hap1.1, whole genome shotgun sequence genomic window carries:
- the CCDC32 gene encoding coiled-coil domain-containing protein 32: MIMIESIDSIVTISSQDLWAEICSSLPHPDKSDESSNAFADSFTDAHVHVERQNEVMNTTFQESMKPWAPLKDSDAYLASLERRLMRIKGLSQEVTSKDMLHTLSQAKKECWDRFLQEKSESEFYTEGTESDESTLEHLKRWLQPEKVAVSTEEVQYLIPLEARIEKQETEEELMMAVEQ; this comes from the exons ATGATAATGATTGAAAGTATTGACTCCATAGTCACGATTTCCAGCCAGGACCTCTGGGCTGAAATCTGTTCATCCCTGCCACATCCAGACAAGAGTGATGAATCAAGCAATGCATTTGCAGATTCGTTCACAGATGCTCACGTTCATGTGGAAAGACAGAACGAAGTCATGAACACCACTTTCCAAGAAAGCATGAAGCCCTGGGCACCACTGAAGGATTCAGATGCCTATTTGGCATCTTTAG AGAGAAGATTGATGAGGATAAAGGGTTTGTCACAGGAGGTGACCTCCAAAGACATGCTGCACACTCTTTCTCAGGCGAAGAAAGAATGCTGGGACAGGTTTCTGCAGGAGAAGTCTGAGTCTGAATTTTACACGGAGGGAACTGAATCTGACGAGAG CACTCTGGAACACTTGAAGCGCTGGCTACAGCCTGAGAAAGTGGCTGTCAGCACCGAGGAAGTGCAGTATTTGATTCCGCTCGAGGCTCGTATAGAGAAGCAAGAGACAGAAGAAGAACTGATGATGGCTGTAGAACAGTGA